One window of Enterobacter sp. RHBSTW-00175 genomic DNA carries:
- a CDS encoding VirK/YbjX family protein: MSSIVDTPFSHQPQPKSGWQLFKNLAFGNLTPGLAWHNPSYRRKFMLRSLATPFSTARLLANLAKQPRLMQMLQVQPGLPCRLHRPWLTVNMTRQHALESLNWHYQAMSRHLPATLMNGYLSKPGMTLLTLTGKDEQQFTVRLCADAFLDKEGEATLAFCDHQNTVLAEITFTLCQFEGKSTLFIGGLQGAKAHVPHELIQGATKACHGLFPKRLLVETAMTLGTAFPVEQIVAVSNATHIYRSWRYRKKKEGKLLADYDSFWLSIGGEQRDNGNFVLPLTMPRKPMEEIASKKRSEYRRRYELLDSLTDQVIQASRT; the protein is encoded by the coding sequence ATGTCTTCCATCGTCGACACACCTTTTTCACATCAGCCGCAACCCAAATCCGGCTGGCAGCTGTTCAAAAACCTGGCGTTTGGCAATCTCACGCCCGGACTTGCGTGGCATAACCCCTCTTATCGACGTAAATTCATGTTACGTTCGCTGGCAACGCCATTCAGCACCGCGCGTCTGCTGGCAAACCTGGCAAAACAACCCCGCTTAATGCAAATGCTACAGGTGCAGCCTGGTCTGCCGTGTCGTCTGCATCGCCCGTGGCTGACGGTCAATATGACCCGCCAGCACGCGCTTGAGTCTCTCAACTGGCATTACCAGGCGATGAGTCGCCATCTTCCGGCAACCCTGATGAACGGCTATTTGTCTAAACCCGGCATGACGCTGCTGACCCTAACAGGCAAAGATGAACAGCAATTTACCGTGCGTCTGTGCGCCGATGCCTTCCTCGATAAAGAAGGTGAAGCGACACTGGCGTTTTGCGACCATCAGAACACCGTTCTGGCTGAGATAACTTTTACACTGTGTCAGTTCGAAGGGAAATCCACGCTCTTTATTGGCGGGTTGCAGGGTGCAAAAGCCCATGTACCTCACGAGCTGATTCAGGGGGCGACGAAAGCCTGTCACGGCCTGTTCCCAAAACGTCTGCTGGTTGAAACCGCGATGACGCTGGGAACCGCTTTCCCGGTTGAGCAGATTGTCGCGGTGAGTAACGCCACCCACATCTATCGCAGCTGGCGTTATCGCAAGAAAAAAGAGGGCAAACTGCTGGCAGATTACGACAGCTTCTGGCTTTCCATTGGTGGTGAGCAACGTGATAACGGCAACTTCGTTCTGCCGCTCACGATGCCGCGCAAACCGATGGAAGAGATTGCGAGCAAAAAGCGCTCTGAGTATCGCCGCCGTTATGAGCTGCTGGATAGCCTGACCGATCAGGTTATCCAGGCAAGCCGAACTTAA
- the macA gene encoding macrolide transporter subunit MacA — MNLKGKRRKLLLLLAVVVLAGGFWLWQVLNAPVPQYQTLIVRPGELQQNVLATGKLDALRKVDVGAQVSGQLKTLSVEIGDKVKKGQLLGVIDPEQAENQIREVEATLMELRAQRSQAQAERNLAQVTLTRQQALAKTQAISKQDLDTATTELAVKQAQIGTIDAQIKRNQASLDTAKTNLDYTKIVAPMAGEVTQITTLQGQTVIAAQQAPNILTLADMGTMLVKAQVSEADVIHLKPGQNAWFTVLGDPQTRYEGVLKDILPTPEKVNDAIFYYARFEVPNPQGVLRLDMTAQVHIQLTGVKNVLTIPLSALGESAGDSRYKIKVLRAGETREREVMIGARNDTDVVIAKGLEEGEEVVISESHPGAAK, encoded by the coding sequence ATGAACCTTAAGGGAAAACGCAGAAAGCTGTTACTGCTGCTGGCGGTGGTCGTGTTAGCGGGCGGATTCTGGTTGTGGCAGGTGCTGAATGCGCCCGTACCGCAATACCAGACGTTGATCGTACGCCCGGGTGAGCTGCAACAAAACGTACTGGCGACAGGCAAACTGGATGCGCTTCGCAAGGTTGATGTCGGGGCTCAGGTCAGTGGTCAGTTGAAAACCCTGTCGGTTGAAATTGGCGACAAGGTGAAGAAAGGTCAGTTGCTGGGGGTTATCGATCCTGAGCAGGCTGAAAACCAGATCCGTGAAGTGGAAGCCACGCTGATGGAGCTGCGCGCCCAGCGTAGCCAGGCGCAGGCGGAGCGTAATCTCGCGCAGGTGACGTTAACCCGTCAGCAGGCGCTGGCTAAAACACAGGCCATTTCGAAACAGGATCTGGATACCGCCACAACCGAGCTTGCGGTCAAACAGGCGCAGATTGGCACCATTGATGCACAAATCAAGCGTAATCAGGCCTCGCTGGATACGGCAAAAACCAACCTCGACTACACGAAAATCGTGGCACCAATGGCCGGGGAAGTGACGCAAATCACCACCCTCCAGGGGCAAACGGTGATCGCAGCGCAGCAGGCACCGAATATCCTGACGCTGGCGGACATGGGCACCATGCTGGTTAAAGCACAGGTATCCGAAGCGGATGTTATCCACCTTAAGCCGGGGCAAAATGCCTGGTTTACGGTGCTGGGTGACCCGCAAACCCGCTATGAAGGCGTGCTGAAAGACATCCTGCCAACGCCGGAAAAAGTGAACGACGCCATCTTCTACTATGCCCGCTTTGAAGTGCCAAACCCACAGGGTGTGCTGCGTCTGGACATGACCGCACAGGTGCACATTCAACTGACCGGGGTGAAAAACGTGCTCACTATTCCGTTGTCCGCCCTGGGAGAATCGGCAGGCGACAGTCGCTATAAAATCAAAGTGCTGCGCGCCGGTGAAACCCGTGAACGCGAGGTAATGATTGGCGCGCGCAATGATACTGATGTGGTGATTGCCAAAGGGCTGGAAGAGGGAGAAGAAGTGGTTATCAGCGAAAGCCATCCCGGAGCCGCTAAATGA
- the macB gene encoding macrolide ABC transporter ATP-binding protein/permease MacB, translated as MTALLELNNIHRSYPSGDGPVDVLKGISLRVEAGEMVAIVGASGSGKSTLMNILGCLDKPTRGTYRVAGTDVSTLDGDALAKLRREHFGFIFQRYHLLSHLSAAQNVEVPAVYAGVERKKRLERAQGLLTRLGLAERVDYQPSQLSGGQQQRVSIARALMNGGQVILADEPTGALDSHSGEEVMAILHQLRDQGHTVIIVTHDPLVAAQAERIIEIHDGELVSNPPPHPSRAAAPKEVLPASSGWGQFASGFREALTMAWLAMAANKMRTLLTMLGIIIGIASVVSIVVVGDAAKQMVLADIRAIGTNTIDVYPGKDFGDDEPQYQQALKYDDLMAIQKQPWVNSATPAVSQNLRLRYGNIDVAASANGVNGDYFNVYGMTFSEGATFNAEQLAGRAQVVVLDANSRRQLFPDKTNVVGEVILVGNMPATVIGVAEEKQSMFGSSKILRVWLPYTTISGRIMGQSWLNSITVRVKEGYDSALAEQQLERLLTLRHGKKDFFTWNMDGLLKTAEKTTHTLQLFLTLVAVISLVVGGIGVMNIMLVSVTERTREIGIRMAVGARASDVLQQFLIEAVLVCLVGGAMGIALSMIIAFTLKLFLPGWEIGFSPVAILTAFLCSTFTGILFGWLPARNAARLDPVDALARE; from the coding sequence ATGACGGCATTGCTGGAACTGAATAACATTCACCGTAGCTATCCATCAGGTGACGGGCCGGTTGACGTGTTAAAAGGGATTTCCCTGCGCGTGGAAGCGGGTGAGATGGTGGCGATTGTCGGGGCGTCTGGCTCTGGTAAATCCACGCTCATGAACATCCTCGGTTGTCTGGATAAACCTACCCGTGGCACGTATCGTGTGGCGGGGACGGATGTCTCCACGCTGGATGGCGATGCGCTGGCGAAACTTCGCCGCGAACACTTTGGGTTTATTTTCCAGCGCTATCATTTGCTTTCTCACCTGAGTGCGGCGCAGAACGTTGAAGTCCCGGCGGTGTATGCAGGCGTTGAGCGGAAAAAACGGCTGGAGCGCGCTCAGGGGCTGCTGACGCGTCTTGGACTGGCAGAGCGAGTGGATTACCAGCCATCGCAGCTTTCAGGCGGCCAGCAGCAGCGTGTGAGTATTGCACGCGCGCTGATGAACGGCGGACAGGTGATTCTGGCGGATGAGCCGACTGGCGCGCTCGACAGCCATTCCGGCGAAGAGGTGATGGCTATCCTTCATCAGCTGCGTGACCAGGGGCATACGGTCATTATCGTTACCCACGATCCGCTGGTGGCGGCACAGGCGGAACGGATCATTGAGATCCACGATGGCGAACTGGTCAGTAACCCGCCTCCGCACCCGTCAAGGGCGGCAGCGCCGAAAGAGGTCTTGCCTGCGTCAAGCGGCTGGGGGCAGTTCGCCAGCGGTTTTCGCGAAGCCCTGACAATGGCCTGGCTGGCGATGGCGGCTAACAAAATGCGGACATTGCTCACCATGCTCGGCATCATCATTGGGATCGCCTCGGTAGTGTCGATTGTGGTGGTGGGTGATGCGGCGAAGCAGATGGTGCTGGCGGATATCCGGGCGATAGGCACCAATACCATTGATGTCTATCCCGGCAAAGATTTTGGTGATGACGAGCCCCAGTATCAGCAGGCGCTGAAATACGATGACCTGATGGCTATCCAAAAACAGCCATGGGTTAACTCCGCCACGCCTGCGGTATCGCAAAATTTACGCCTGCGCTACGGCAATATCGATGTGGCGGCCAGTGCTAACGGCGTTAACGGTGACTATTTTAACGTGTACGGGATGACCTTCAGCGAAGGGGCAACCTTTAATGCGGAACAGTTGGCTGGCCGGGCGCAGGTGGTTGTGCTGGACGCCAACTCGCGCAGGCAGCTTTTCCCGGATAAAACGAATGTGGTGGGTGAAGTTATCCTGGTAGGAAACATGCCAGCCACGGTTATCGGTGTGGCGGAAGAGAAACAGTCGATGTTTGGCAGCAGCAAGATTTTGCGCGTCTGGCTGCCCTATACCACGATTTCCGGGCGGATCATGGGGCAGTCGTGGCTGAACTCCATCACTGTGCGCGTGAAGGAAGGCTATGACAGCGCGCTTGCCGAACAACAGCTTGAGCGTCTGCTGACGTTGCGCCACGGGAAGAAGGATTTCTTTACCTGGAATATGGATGGCCTGTTGAAAACGGCTGAAAAGACCACACATACTCTTCAGTTGTTCCTGACGCTGGTCGCGGTGATTTCGCTGGTTGTGGGTGGCATCGGGGTGATGAATATCATGCTGGTGTCGGTGACAGAGCGCACCCGCGAGATTGGTATTCGCATGGCGGTTGGGGCCAGGGCAAGCGATGTGCTGCAACAGTTTTTGATTGAAGCGGTGCTGGTGTGCCTGGTAGGAGGCGCGATGGGGATTGCCTTATCGATGATTATTGCCTTTACCTTAAAGCTCTTTTTACCCGGCTGGGAGATTGGCTTCTCGCCTGTGGCGATCCTCACCGCATTTTTGTGTTCGACCTTTACCGGTATCTTGTTTGGCTGGCTGCCTGCGCGCAATGCAGCGCGATTAGATCCGGTGGATGCGCTGGCGCGGGAATAG
- the cspD gene encoding cold shock-like protein CspD, giving the protein MEMGTVKWFNNAKGFGFICPEGGGEDIFAHYSTIQMDGYRTLKAGQSVRFDVHQGPKGNHASVIVPIEAEVVA; this is encoded by the coding sequence ATGGAAATGGGTACTGTTAAGTGGTTCAACAACGCCAAAGGGTTTGGGTTTATCTGCCCCGAAGGCGGCGGCGAGGATATCTTCGCTCACTATTCCACCATTCAGATGGATGGTTACAGAACGCTCAAAGCCGGACAATCGGTTCGGTTCGATGTACACCAGGGGCCGAAGGGCAATCATGCCAGCGTCATCGTGCCCATCGAAGCGGAAGTTGTTGCGTAG
- the clpS gene encoding ATP-dependent Clp protease adapter ClpS: MGKTNDWLDFDQLAEDKVRDALKPPSMYKVMLMNDDYTPMEFVIDVLQKFFSYDVERATQLMLTVHYRGKAICGIFTAEVAETKVAMVNDYARENEHPLLCTLEKA; the protein is encoded by the coding sequence ATGGGTAAGACGAACGACTGGCTGGATTTTGACCAGCTGGCGGAAGACAAAGTGCGTGACGCGCTAAAACCGCCATCCATGTATAAAGTAATGTTAATGAACGATGATTACACGCCGATGGAATTTGTTATTGACGTGCTACAAAAGTTCTTTTCTTATGATGTAGAACGTGCAACGCAACTGATGCTTACCGTTCATTATCGTGGCAAAGCTATCTGCGGCATCTTTACCGCCGAAGTGGCGGAAACCAAAGTAGCGATGGTGAACGACTACGCAAGGGAGAACGAGCATCCGTTGCTGTGTACGCTGGAAAAGGCCTGA